GCAAAGGCGATGCTCTCTCAGCCTTTCTGTGGCTTTGTCTGCAACTCAGGAGGAGTGGAGGCCAAGCTGGGCCCAACTATGGGTGAATCTCGATTCCTTGCTGGAGATGGAGCTTCCAGGTATGTCCTGCTTCACGTTGCAGGAAAAGCTGGGGGgcctcctccctccaccatgACCAGAAGCTACTGTTGCACACCATGGTGATAagaccactggcattcctgggactTGGCTGCCCAGGGGCTGCCCCCTGAGTGCCGCCCCCACCCTgaactggaagtaattgtggagatgtgatgatgtcaccacaattacttcctgcACACTCCAAGCGGCTGCCAGCTTTGTTCACTTTGAAAGAACTGGATGGCCATTCTGTTTGGAACAGCTTCTTTCAAAGCTAAACTTGCTCAGAGCGATGCACAGCCGTTCAGAGTGGCTGAGAGGGGAGCGGAGTAGATGGTGGCACTGCCCCCTGAGGTCACTTGCACCCACTGACCCTCCCCAGGTTTGCCAGTGGACATGACCATGACATCAAGGCCAGAAACTGCACACCAAGCAGCAAGTGTGCCAGGTACTGGCAGGGTGGGGTATGACAGAGCTCCTCCCATTGGCTAGGCTTGAGTGCCTTCCCTCCTCCATCACCAGCACTCtgtgtgcgggggaggggctCCGCAGGCCCAGCTCCATCTTTGAGAAGTCCTGTCTAGGCTGCAGTGCCAACCTGCCTGGATCAGCTGGCACCAGGGCCAGTCCCTGTGGTGCCCTCCAAAACTCAAGCTCCAGTATTTCCTCCTTGCTCACAGCAACTCACCTCTAGGGGAGGACCTGCCCTGAGCTTTTCCTCCCTTAGCTGGATTGCTCTTCCAGGTCTGACCCTGGACCACACACCTGCATCTTGTCCACACAAACTGACTGCCCCGGGTCCTTGAAAGTTGGGGACTCGCTAGTAAAGCTTGCCAAAGTGTGAGTGCCATTGTTCGCCTCGCCAGTCCCACTGGCAGGGGTCTTGGTGGAAGACTTTATGAATCATATGGGTACTATTTgtgtcctgcctttcccccaggctgaaatcctatataaactttcctgtgagtaagccccactgaagctggtgggacttctgagtagacacgcataggcttatGCTACCAGACAACACACAGGAGGCATCCCATTTGACCCCATCATAGCCTTGTCAGGCAGCTGAAAGGGAGGCAGTTTCTTGCCTGAGGCCAACCAGTGCACCTCATGGGCTGCCTGGATCTCCTTAGTCCAAGCCTGATGCCACCACACTGACTCAGGATTGCCCTGcagggcttcctcctcctcctcctcctccgggttAGCCCCTTGCCATGACAGTCTGTGAGAAGGCAGCTCCTTGGAAAACAAACATAGTTAACGCATGCAGACACAGAAGGAGGCAAAGAGATCATCCAGTCTCTCCCCTCGCTGGTTAAGCAGATGCTGCGAGCTGCATTCCTATCTTTCAAGGaccaggagagaggaggagataGGGAGAGATAAAATGGAGACACAACACACGCACTGGCGGGAGGGGGACTCCACATAATTGGTGTGATGGTTAAAACGCCACCTAGATCTGGCATGAGGTCCGTACATTAGGCCCAGCTGTGCTCTGGGATCATGATgcctgtgtgccccccccccttgaaagAGTTTGGGTACCAAAGTCTCCCACATCTGCAACTCCTCTAGTTGCTCTTGGGGGCATTTTTGTTTCTGATCTCAGCCAGTTTGTTGGTCAGGAAGCTCCACTTGAAGGCAGCCCCTTCAGCATCACGAAGGTCACTGTCAGGTCCAGTGTTGCTGTCGTCCTCGCTGGCTGCCATCTCCCCAGACACCACGCTGCCCTCCTCAGCCAGTTGCTCTCGGACATCAGGCTTTGGAGCCACCTTTTCCAGAGCAGAAGTTTGCTGCCACTTGGTGGTGAAGACATCCCAGAGGCCAGGCGTCTTCTTCTCAGACTCCTCCTCAGCTGGTTTTGCTGCCAAGGGGCTGAAAGCAAGAGAAAGAGAACTGTGTCTGCTCCTTAGTAGAAGCTCATTGATGGTGTTTCAGGAACATTAGAGAACCATCTGCTCAGCGTTTTGGGTCACTCAACGGCTGCTCTGCTTGCTGGCCTGTACTGGCCAGCCATGGCTGGAATTGTGCCACACACTTGCCCTGCCTGACCCTGgccagagaaagggagaaagtacAACCTGAGCTCTTCACAGGTGGGGCTGTTGGCAGAGCTTGTGCCACGTGCACAGGAAGTCTCAGAGCTGATGCCCATAGAGATGCCCTGACTGTGCCCCCCTTCAGTACTGTTTTTAGTTTCATGGtttttaaaattcctttcagaaggTCACAATGTTTTGTGGGGGGCCcatatgaaatgaataaaaataaactttaacCCCCATCAGGCCATGCTGCACATGTAGGTACATGTTTAGTTTTGACTCTTTGGAAGAGGCATCCTTGAAGAGGCAGCAAAGGCCTGCAGTTGCTCGTGAGGGACTGACACTGGTTCAAGGCTAACACTGCCTGTCAGGTGACTGTCTGCacagatcactggttcccaacctgtggttgaGACCTGTggtttgtaagaacataagaacagccccactggatcaggccataggcccatctagtccagcttcctgtatctcacagcggcccaccaaatgccccagggagcacaccagatcacaagagacctgcaaggcctcctgggagttgtagttaagaacataagaacagcccctctggatcaggccataggcccatctagtccagcttcctgtatctcacagcggcccatcaaatgccccagggagcacaccagataacaagagacctcatcctggtgccctcccttgcatctgacatagcccatttctaaaatcaggaggttgcgcatacacatcatggcttgtaccctgtaatggatttttcctccagaaacttgtccaatccccttttaaaggcatccaggccagatgccgtcaccacatcctgtggcaaggagttccacagaccaaccacacgctgagtaaagaaaaaatggaattcttacctgagaatatcctgttcttggaaaaggaagggggtaaTTCTGGACTGTGTGGgatgcccctccctctgcatgAGACAGGGCCGGACTGCTGACGTTGTCTCCTCTCTTGGTGGGGCATCCTGTCCTGCCCCAGTCTGGAACTGAAGAGCAAGCACCAGGATTCCCCGGAACGGAATGCCACGACCTCCTAGCTACATAAGGCAGAAGGTCAAAGCCTGCTGCCAACACCCTGACCAGCACGCCAGTAGGAAAAAACAAACGACTCCGGCATTAGGATAGGAGGGAGATAAGGGACCTGGCCTCAGGATGCCCTAGCTACCAACCCCCAGCCGACAGAGAAGCCACCGAGGGAACGCAATAGAGGGATCTCGCCAAGGAAGCAGTGGGCAGAAtaaaccccttcctcttccaagaacaggatattcacaggtaagaattccgttcttctctggaagaggaagtggTTAATTCTGAACTGTGTGGGATATGCCAGAGCTACATATCACCTGGGTTGGTCCGGCGAGAACCTCTCTATTGCGGCAGCACTTTCTGCAACACCCTCCTGCCAAAGGCGGCTTCAGCGGAGGCAGCCAGATCAATTTTGTAATGCTTGGTGAAGGTATTTGGAGAAGCCCAAGTAGCTGCCCTGCAGATATCACCAAGGGAGGTCACCCCAAGCACTGCAGAAGTCGCTGCCCCCCTGGCGGAGTGCGCTATGATCCCCTCTGGGGGCACTTCCCCCAGCGCTCTGAATGCCTCGACAATGGCCCCCTTGAGCCATCTGGCAGGGAGGCTACCGAGGCCCTCCTGCCTGGAACAGATCCAGTGAAGGTGACGAATAGAGCATCAGTTTCTCTAATAGACTTTGAGCGCTCTGTATAGTCACGCAGAGCCCTGCGTACATCCAGGGTGTGCCAATCTTTCTCCATTCTGTGAACAGGCTTGGGACAGAAGGAGGGTAACACTATGTCCTGTGACTGGTGGAATATCAAATTCACCTTAGGGAGAAACAATGGCTCTGGGGGCAAGACCACCTTACCCCTGTGAAAGACACAGAGATTGGCATTGACTGAGAGGGCCCCCAACTCCGACAAACTCCTGGCAGAAGTAACAGCGACCAGGAAGAGTGTCTTAAAAGTGACCTCTTTCAAGGGAACTGTTGCCATGAGTTCAAAGGGAGGCTTCATCATGGCTGATAGGACCTTCCCCAAGTCCCAGGTAGGGAATCTATGCACTGTTGGGGGGTTGAGCAGGGCTACCCCTCTCAGGAAGTGTTTAATATGTGGGTGGGTAAAAAGGTTACACTTCAGTCCTGCTCCCAAAGTGCTGTTCAGCGCTGCCACCTGTCTTCTAAGAGTGCATGTGCTGAGTCCCTTCTGGAGTCCTTCCTGAAGAAACTCCAGGATATGCTTAGTCTTGGGCCTAACGGTGTTAACGCCCTTGGAGACAGCCCAATGCACAAAACGTTTCCAGGTCGAGCCATATACCTTGTTGGCAGACTGTCGCCTGGATGCCAGAAGGGTGTTCAGTACCCCGTCGGAATAGCCGCACTGGGACAAAGACGCCCGTTCAATCGCCAGGCTGTCAACCGGAACAGCTCCAGCTTGGGGTGAAGAAGAGGACCCTGCTTCAGCAGATCTGTGTGTGTCGGTAGCGGCCAACCTGGACCCTCCGCCAACTGAATTATCCCCGAGAACCATGGCCTGCGTGGCCAGTGGGATGCCACCAGCAGGACTTCCGCTCCCAGTTTTCTGACCCTGCAAAGGACCAGTGGGAGCAGGGACAGGGCGGGAAGGCGTACACCAGACCTTTCAGCCGGGGCACCTTAGTGC
This sequence is a window from Tiliqua scincoides isolate rTilSci1 chromosome 10, rTilSci1.hap2, whole genome shotgun sequence. Protein-coding genes within it:
- the C10H1orf232 gene encoding uncharacterized protein C1orf232 homolog; translation: METTDSTLLTEEGSSSVSQLARRVQGAGVKGWRTVSTLFSREDEHKLLASESCADHPLAAKPAEEESEKKTPGLWDVFTTKWQQTSALEKVAPKPDVREQLAEEGSVVSGEMAASEDDSNTGPDSDLRDAEGAAFKWSFLTNKLAEIRNKNAPKSN